AAGAAAGCCTCGGAAAAGCCGCCGGTCGATACCGTAGCCATGGTAACGTTTGTTTCACGTGCTCGCAAGGAGTAGAGGCATTTTTCTCTTATTTGCATTTTAGGCCATGGGGTGACGCGAAAACTGTTATGGCGAGATTAATTATAACGTATTGCAAGTGAGcgcgaaaaacattttttgccaCTTGCGATAACAAAGGTAAATGGGCTCTTGGGACGTTTCGTTGAAAGTTGAATTATGTGGCTAGTTACTGTACACGAGTAGgtagttaggtaggtattttattagcaTTCATTACATGCCTTGGCAGAGAACGAAAGTACTAAGTTGGATTTATTTATGAGACTATGATGACATCATCCTGGAAATTGTAACTATTTTCGTTGGGGCGGACGTGGTCGATTGTTCGATGCAGAAAattattgtctttttaaaaatattcttaggAATTTTTTTGTGCACCACGCGGTTTACCTATACTACATACTGGCACTCCATTTCTTCTGCCTACTCTGGATAGGTCGTGTGTAATGTATGTTACAAAAGCGTGCAAATATTTGTCTTAGTCTACaccaaaagataaataaaaaaggaatgGGGCAACGTGTGGAGTGTGCACTATAGCGGTTGATGGACGGGAGGCTTGTGcctagtagtgggacgtatttaggctatTTAAGTATGTTAAGAAGGAATACATAAtacacgttggtataacagaaaactcagtgaggtgtgggtacttagttcatcttgcgatggatgttcctctgactatcccaattgggatatagtcgtgagcttatgttatgatccaagaagaaatataattattattgtaagcacgaaataaaatacattaaattgtGAAAGCATTTGAAAACGGTACTTACTTGGAAGCGTAAAGTTAACGGTTGTTATGTGCAAATGTTGAGTTTATGTTCATCCGTCTTTATGACGAACCATTTTTGTAGATGAGAGAAATCTtgaaaaatttttaacaaaaaaaaaccgacttcaaacgcaaaactaaaaagcaataaataaatttacttcgcacaaagtaattagtacgtattttcaattagttaattattttataaatctgaagccggtgccaaggaaatgctacaacgaagtaccgattcatatatttttcaatactgattgttttgtaattttttgtttaaccttgttttgtaattgctttgatattggtattaaacaatattgtgtgtacatagtaatttgatattgtagtagggttgttgtagcatttacttggcaccgacttcagaattataaaataattaactaattgaaaatacgtactaattactttgtgcgaagtaaatttatttattgctttttagttttgcgtttgaagtcggttttttttttgttaaaaattttattttattttatgattttaagtgatggttagaccgagcaaggatgcagacagacagattttctgatttatattcatatataataatataatatattattagtagtgatcacaattattattgatgaacatgtttacacacacacactcacacacgcgctaacgcacacgagcacacgcgcacgtacacacgcacacacacagacacacgcgcacacacacacacacacacacacgcgcgcgcgcacacacacgcacacacacacacatgtgtatgtgtacatacacacatgtggttgtcagtggaagctgctatcatacacactcacgcatacatatagatacagtagatttcgcgtggttcgctcgctgctaaagcagctcgcgtgtcctgtttattcaaaactgtccctcttcgtatggcggccatcttgtttttccgccactttgttctttttcaccggcgacagaatttgaccaagatttaaatgggtgtcgtggaaacaaacaaaatccaggtgcaatagttttgccaggccgtaggatgtctccctgattgggagcagttttcaaagatgacgttccgatcacacgcctatacatcatttttacccccaagacattttctggaaaaacaaaattttgtatggcggccatcttgttttttcgccattttgtatttttttcaccggccattaaattcgaccaagatttaaataggtttcgtgaaagaaaaattggttcaggtgtgatagtttcgccaggccgtagggtgtcaccctgatgcggagcagttttcgaaaatcgggaagtatttccatacttaacatgacgatccgaccacaaccccgatatatattttatatcccgagacattttctgaaaaaacaaaattgtgtatggcggccatcttgtttttccgccattttgttttttttttacgcgctatggaatttgaccaagatttaaataagtgctctcaaagaaatattggttcacgtgcgatagttttgccaggccgtagagtatctctctgatgcggagcagtttttggtgatcagaaagtatttccgtactctacatgacgttttgagtaagcgccccatacattatttttacccaaacgggcttcttccaaaatcgacaaaattttgtatggcggccatctttttttccgccattttgtttttttgtaccggtgattggatttgatcaagatttaaatacgtttcgtgaaagaaaaattgctccaggttgtatagttttgccaggccatagggtatctccctgatgctgaccagttttcgaaggccgggaagttttcccgaagcctaaagatcgatccgatcaatatgactttacaaacgcactagtcgctcctacgatttttgaaaattcccctcaatttctctggtcttccatcatcagatcctgacttccttgacatgggacccccttgggtatatctcctttcaaacaaagaaagaattatcaaaatcggttcatatacgacgaagatatgcccgaacaaacataaaaaaaaaaaaaaaaaaaaaaaaatatacggtcgaattgagaacctcctccttttttgaagtcggtaaaaaataaatcgttaataaccaactgcgtttttattttacttagctAACGCACAACTAGGTACATTGTTCAAGCTTGGTGGTTTTAATTCAGACATTATAACCGACTTCAATAtttaagttaaattgaaaaaagggGTTATCAATTTCCTTTCTTTATGGTGTTATTAGAATGAggaattttccaggctacggtgtgcgtcaagctagcggcctcaaaaaaaaaatgggcacgaaaaaataatttgaccataccaaaaaatagtactcttattgaaaaaaatagtacctgttgtaaaaaaattagtaccatcacggttctggatttatagccatgttttattgcacttgctagcttgacggtgagcgaaatttggcgagagttaacgacaaggtctttcgctttgatttaaacgccaaaaaatagtaccgaaatagtactcaccccctgcaaaataccgaaagtagtacttcaacggttccaaagttataaaggcagttctttgatcccgctagcttgacgttttgaaaatacctattatctggggaatgcttgcatacttcagtttgtaactaatgtcaataaactcgtatgaaatagtactccctaccatcataatttggacctgattctctttgtagaaatatgtcaaaaagtcattataacctatgtcatacatttatcaagacaagtacagtcgcgaacaaaattattacacatggtcaagaatgttgtcagattttagtatttttccccatttttgggtaaaaattggtgaagtgccagggttgtcagatgaaagtaatatcattgttgaaactctttgagttattctacaaatactgcaaattgtttattaacaaacacttcgatcggtaacaaattcaacatgaaggtatgaattataaaataaaacagcagattaaaaatgtattatgatgtattaaaatcacagattgttttcgataagaactagacccatgcagccattttctattaaaattagtgcatatgggtgtatgcaataggatttttttgtaatagcagcactctgaagtgcaaagaaatggtagggtagacctccaaaatggcaatacttacgaataaattgtgaggttatgtaattgtctacgtgactgtatcaacaacaaatgtatggcataggttatgatgattttttaacatttctacaaagagaatcggatcaaaattatgatggtagggagtactatttcatacgagtttattgacattagttacatactgaagtatgcaagtgttccccagataataggtattttcaaaacgtcaagctagcgggatcaaagaactgcctttataactttggaaccgttgaagtactactttcggtattttgcagggggtgagtactatttcggtactattttttggcgtttaaatcaaagcgaaagaccttgtcgttaactctcgccaaatttcgctcaccgtcaagctagcaagtgcaataaaacatggctataaatccagaaccgtgatggtactaatttttttacaacaggtactatttttttcaataagagtactattttttggtatggtcaaattattttttcgtgcccattttttttttgaggccgctagcttgacgcacacaggctacgttctccaagaAGTTAAAGTAGGACAGATTTAACGTACTAATTATAAGTACGGTTAATTAGAATTGCTTCAAGTGAAGTTTTGAAAACTGTCACGGGTCTGACGGGCAAGACTCAAACTCGTCTGTGTCTACTCATTGTAACGGCCATCGATGCCGAATTACGATTTTTCTCATAGAATTTGATAAGTGCTAAGCCAAAAGTCGTCATGACACAAATGGGTCCTCTCCACAGGACAAATCGGTTTCGACTTCtcttgtataattttattttcgtatttttttgttCAGTGTTTAGACCATGCACGAAACGGCACAATAAACCTGTCTATATACTAACACCTATAATGTTAAAACTGTTAAACGCTGGAGTTAATGAGCCTTTCGTGTTTCCATCGGTCGTTTGTCGCCGCATTGAATAGGAATAAAAGGAATTCACGCAAACTTAATGAAAGCGTGCTTGTTCACCAGTTGTTCCAAATAGATTCATCAATTATGTTTTCTTGTCGCTTTTGTAATATCGTTTTCACGCTTGCATTCGGATAATGTAGGGGAAACTTGCAACTTATCCCGAGTTTACCACATTGCTTGGCTggtaatacgtatacattaactTTGTGACGCAAATGTAAAATTCTGTACTTATATTTCAAGTGTAGTATGTAAAAATCGAAAAAGGGATTGCTAACCTGTCTAACTAATTACCAGacgcgtttagtaaaaaaaatatttagcgtTCATTGCCTAAGCTGCTAAATATTTCTTAATagactccgcaatgtacatcgaTCGTATTAGAAATGGCTGCTTTGattacttttaataattttatagctCTGCCCACACTGTTACCGATTACGTCTTTCAGGGTCAAAGGTAACAAATTATCTATATGGGTGCCATTACAGTTTACTAGCATAGCTAGCTTAAAAGGGGTAATGATAAATCAGTTCACAGTCAACTTATTTATTGCTtataatcaaaattaaattaggtacaCAAGTAGTCAAATTAAAATGCGTATCTGGTTCTGATGTCTTCCAGTTTCTTTGACACTTCGGCGGGAGTGCGTTCGAGATCGCCAGCGATTGCCTTTTGTTTCGCCGGTTCCAGCGAGTTGAACTGCTCGCAGAGGTCGCCGTCGATAACATTCTGGAAGAAAAGTGTCTGTTAGAAAACTAGAAGAAGCTATGTAGATTTTGGTATAGATGGTAATGGGATGTATGTTCGTTCCAAATACTACAGGTGGTCCGATGGTCGGATCGCCCGACTCTCAGGAGCGCCGTCGCAGGCAACAACACGCGGCCGCCATAACGGCAAGCCAGCACGCTGTCGCACTACGACTGCTTTATCTTACCACAGTGTAACACAGTTGCGTCTACAAAAGAGATTGTAACTGTTGACTTACTGTGGGGTTTAGGGTAAACAAATTATTCGGAATTCTTCTTATAAGTTTCAGTTAGGTTTTCAATGCTTACCTTCACGGGATAATAGTAGCTCCTAAAGGATAAGTGATCTCGTCCACACAACGGGGAATTTTCGCTCCTCATGTGCATTTCTAGATGTTGGAAGAAATCGTGGTCTTCTCGTGACGTGAATGGTAGTAGGACGCCCAGTGATCCACTGATGGTCGCATAGAGCAGAGCTTCAGAACCACCCGGGATCAGCGTGGCCTTATGCAGTGACGTCACAGTCTCGCCAACATGGAAGTTGACTGTTATTTCGCCCTTTTGTGATGCGCCATTCAGGAgacctaaaaataataatacatttattatgttGCTCAGAGGAAATACATGCAGGTAAAGGTTGAGGGCAGCTTCAGATAAAAAATGGTAATCATTGATTTTCATTAGTCTAGCATGTGTGAATTAGTAAGGTATCATCATATACTGGCGACAATTTTTGACTATTCCGTTAATAAATTGTATGTTTACCTCTGTCCCATAATGCTTTGTTTCCAGTTGGATCTTCATCAACATCATCACTGACCGATTGAGGTAACCTCATCACAGCAACATTCCCAAACTTGTCGGACATTCCTACAGTATCATAGTCCAGTATGCAGCTGTTTGTAATCCACCTCGGATTTGTATCGTCCGCGAATATGATAAGTTGGTTCTCTCTCTTTTTGTACTTGATGCATAATACTGATTCTTGTACGTCAGAGACGAAAATTCTCTGGCCAATGGTTTTGATATCAGCTATGAGGTTTGGAATGTGTCTGTTTTCGCATTTGCGCAGCAGTTTCCTGCGGCCGACGTCGTATAGTCGCAGCATGCGGCCCACTCCCGCCAACAGTCGCCCATTGAACGCAGCTAGGGCACCCGGATACTCGTCTATTGGCGTTTTGTGCACTAATTCTAGTTTCCCTGTATTATATATCTGAAAAGAAAAGAGTAAGACTTAGTAATTGTTATATAAGAtgttacaattatttaaaagtttgaTAAGACCTCAGATCTGGTTAAATATTCGTCAATGTTATTCAGATGAAACACGGATTAAGTTGACATCATTGGTGACTTTCTACGATATACGATAAAGTGCAATATAGACgaaacttttttataatttaccttgTAGACATGTAGACTGCCTTCGGTACACGACCTGGGTGAGAGGATCATGTCTTTAGCGACGCCGACGACCAGGTGCGGCTGCGCGTGCTCGGCGTGCGCCGCCCAGCGGACGATGCACACTGACACCGCGGCCTCGTTCTGTTCCAGAGGCAACTTGAACAGCGTGTTGGGCTGGCCGCCGCCGATACCCATGTCCACTACGCGGATCTGAGATGCCCACATACCTGATAACATAATACAAAATTAGTCTTCACGTCAATGAACCGAAGAATTTCGTTATTTTACTTAGAAGATTGTCTCCCAAGCTTGAATCAAATGTCTTGTATGAAGATCATCTGGGATTAACGCTGGGATTTGCTCTGGCCACACCCGATTAGAGTCAGTGTGTTCGTAGACAATACTGCTCTTGCCCAGAGAATGTGGCCATGTGTGTAAATAGCATAGTTTTTTATTGATACTAACCTGCACCAGCTTTTGGTGAAGAAAATATGTTTTCAGGTAACACGTCTGACAAGAAAGCGTCCGCCATTTCATTGGCAAGTTGTTGTTCTTCTGGTCCACCACCCGCCGCTGCTTCACGCATTTCTTGTGCCATTTGTATTCTGAAATCGAAAGACTTATTTAGATCACGAAAatgtattacaaaaataaataatatggtaTACTTAGTTTAAAATCAGTACTGCAGGAGTATCAACAAGATATTCAGGTTTGTGTGTTAGTGTCATCATTTTAGTTACTTTATGGAACTTTCACGTATTACCCGTACGAATTATCTAAACACCTTGTTTCGCGTCATACTAGCGTCATTTAAGCGACTCGCGGGAGCTTTaacatcattatttatttgaaattacCTTCTCTGTTTCTTCATGTCCTCAGAATAGGAGTTGTGGTCAGTCTCGAGGATGAGTATGTGGTTATTGTCGGGGTTGATGACGAATTTGCGCGGGGTGTACTCGAGCGGCAGTAGCGTCTGGTTGAACACGGCCCCCAGTTTCTCGAGCGCCAGGATCCGTAGCGTATTGGACGAGATCGCTACTATGCCTTCCGCACATTGCTCTGAAAGGATTTAGTTATTTGTATTATCTATGCAAAATTTTAGAAATGTTGGGAATCGAAATCAGACTGTTCGGTTACTGTTTAAgcataaattatgataatattatgaataatatttttatgaagtaTATTAATTACATCCAGTGATGGCAATCTACAAATCACTGGGCCATAATAAAGAGAACCTTGTTATCGTTTACGGTAAACGCACCGGCGATATAATCAGACCGGTTATTACTTAACGTGTTCACTACCGCTATCTACAACGGATATCCATTACGGCATGCGGTAAAATAATGGAGTAAGTTTGTCCACGGCATGGTTTTGCCGCCTTCACAGTCTGAGCGACTCCAGCAAGGCTATGGAATATGCCGAGTGCCGCCCTCGACCTGACGGGAGGGCGGTATGCTCTGCGACGTTGTGGGCCTGTCACTGCATAGGGCAGCTACGCACCACTCTCACACGGCACCACCCGAGGGCAACGCCGTGCAAACACGTCGGTAAATTGACAAAGCATACATTTGCAGGTGTAAAAAATTGGCTTATTTTGATTGTGGAACATTAAACTTccatacttattatattaacatGGAATCATCCCTTCCACTGACATCATTAACTTTCGATTACTATATTTGTTTTTACAACTGCAAAGATACACGACAAAGAATAAATCATAATAACGTATTATATGTATTTTACCTGAACTGAATCCAGCAGCGTATTCCAAGCATTCGTAGGAGAGCGGCGTGAGATGGAAGCGATTCTGATAATGGTAACCCAACCAGGTCCGCGAAGACACGGCTAGTACAGCCTCCGCGGCTTGCACGCGCACTTTGAACAGTTTTACAGGCCTCGAGCCAAGGTATCTGAAATATGAATAATACTTAGTAACATGAAGATTTTGCTATGGCAAAAATGTTTTGTTATGAAAGTGATCAGATCTGGTTAATGGATCCTCAACAATATCAGTTATTAGTTGGAGCGTAAAAGTTTTTCATCATTTGAGtctacttttttatataaattgtcaATATCATGATCAAGTTTATACAAACCTTGTCCTTGTATCAGCTAGATCACCACTGACAGGGTCCAATGTAGTTCTCAGCAACACTCCATTGCTTAAACCTATGTTTAGATGTAGTGCAGATTTTGCGCCACTTTCAAATGGCTGCTCCACAATACACAGAGATTCGGCGCCAGCTGGCAAAGCTTGCATTGACCTTGGAGACAGGCAATCCTGGAAATGTTCAACAATGTTAATTTTAAGCAGACAAATAAGGAACTTGTTCTTCGACAATAAGTTTATCAGAAGTTTTCGAATAACGCATTTTGAGGTTGTTGTAATCAAATATACTCAGTGGTGTCCTAGTAtcatcatttaaataaatatattgaagCAAAGATTACTGAAAAACAACAATCCTTACCGAGGGATCTAAGGAGATGATTCTGACAGTGTTATCATTCAGCCCAACAGCTAAGAACCAGGCTCTTTGTTCCCCCGCCGCTACTGAACCCAATGCCATGCAGGATACATCTGATGATAATTTCTTCCTTTCTGTATACTCGTTCAATTGACCTGTCTGAAATTTTAGAAGTTCTTTAACAAATGTGCTAATTTATTAATAGTAGAAAcaagttttttaaaataaattgtttgtcCACGGCATGGTTTTGCCGCCTTCACAGTCTGAGCGACTCCAGCAAGGCTATGGAATATGCCGAGTGCCGCCCTCGACCTGACGGGAGGGCGGTATGCTCTGCGACGTTGTGGGCCTGTCACTGCATAGGGCAGCTACGCACCACTCTCACACGGCACCGCCCGAGGGCAACGCCGTGCAAACACGTCGGTACAAAAACGTCTGGAACTTCAATTGGCGTAAGAGTTCCTTTTTTACTCTTAAAGAGTTTGTTTTTTGGCTCTTACGTCAACCGTAATTTCAGGCAATGAAATAAAGTAAGAGTAGTATGCACTTACAGGGTCCATCTCGAAGTAGACTAATTCTCCACCAGTCAAAGCTATCACGACTTGTCTTTGGTTGACTGCGCATTTCACAATAGTTTTCTTGCCTGGTGCCTTCCACTCATTGACACGCTTGTCGGCGCGGATGTGTCGAATACCGTCGGGATATACTTGTACCAGCGCGTCGCTGCCGAGGGCGTGACAGCTGAGCGTCGGCGTGGTTCCCAGGAAACCAGAGTCCGTCACTTCCTCAACGGTCTCGCCAATCGACAACACGAGGGTAGCATTAACGAATGATACTATGATGTAAGAATCATATTCCTCTGCAACCAAAA
This sequence is a window from Pectinophora gossypiella chromosome 14, ilPecGoss1.1, whole genome shotgun sequence. Protein-coding genes within it:
- the LOC126372850 gene encoding splicing factor 3B subunit 3 isoform X1, whose protein sequence is MYLYNLTLQGSTAITHAVHGNFSGTKQQEIVISRGKILELLRPDPNTGKVHTLMKMEIFGIIRSMMSFRLTGGTKDYIVIGSDSGRIVILEYLPAKNILEKVHQETFGKSGCRRIVPGQYLAIDPKGRAVMIGAIEKQKLVYILNRDAEARLTISSPLEAHKSNTLVYHMVGVDVGFENPMFACLEIDYEEADSDPTGEAAQKTQQTLTFYELDLGLNHVVRKYSEPLEEHANFLITVPGGNDGPSGVLICSENYLTYKNLGDQHDIRCPIPRRRNDLDDPERGMIFVCSATHKTKSMFFFLAQTEQGDIFKITIETDEDMVTEIKLKYFDTVPVASAMCVLKTGFLFVACEFGNHYLYQIAHLGDEDDEPEFSSAMPLEEGDTFFFAPRPLRNLVLVDELDSLSPILACHVADLAGEDTPQVYLACGRGPRSSLRALRHGLEVAEMAVSELPGSPNAVWTVRRHKDEEYDSYIIVSFVNATLVLSIGETVEEVTDSGFLGTTPTLSCHALGSDALVQVYPDGIRHIRADKRVNEWKAPGKKTIVKCAVNQRQVVIALTGGELVYFEMDPTGQLNEYTERKKLSSDVSCMALGSVAAGEQRAWFLAVGLNDNTVRIISLDPSDCLSPRSMQALPAGAESLCIVEQPFESGAKSALHLNIGLSNGVLLRTTLDPVSGDLADTRTRYLGSRPVKLFKVRVQAAEAVLAVSSRTWLGYHYQNRFHLTPLSYECLEYAAGFSSEQCAEGIVAISSNTLRILALEKLGAVFNQTLLPLEYTPRKFVINPDNNHILILETDHNSYSEDMKKQRRIQMAQEMREAAAGGGPEEQQLANEMADAFLSDVLPENIFSSPKAGAGMWASQIRVVDMGIGGGQPNTLFKLPLEQNEAAVSVCIVRWAAHAEHAQPHLVVGVAKDMILSPRSCTEGSLHVYKIYNTGKLELVHKTPIDEYPGALAAFNGRLLAGVGRMLRLYDVGRRKLLRKCENRHIPNLIADIKTIGQRIFVSDVQESVLCIKYKKRENQLIIFADDTNPRWITNSCILDYDTVGMSDKFGNVAVMRLPQSVSDDVDEDPTGNKALWDRGLLNGASQKGEITVNFHVGETVTSLHKATLIPGGSEALLYATISGSLGVLLPFTSREDHDFFQHLEMHMRSENSPLCGRDHLSFRSYYYPVKNVIDGDLCEQFNSLEPAKQKAIAGDLERTPAEVSKKLEDIRTRYAF